In Microbacterium soli, the DNA window CGGGGGGCGTCCGGTGCGGCGTGCGCGGCGCGCCGCGGCATCTCAGTCGGTCAGCGCGGATGCGGCCGTGATCGAGGCCGCGCCGCACGACGCGCTGCCCCCCAGCGCGGCCGAGCCCGTGGTGGGGGAGCGGCCGCGCTCGACGCCCCCGGTGCGTGCGCATGCGAAGCGCCTCGGCGTGGATCTCGTGCTGGTGGCGGCGGAGATCGGGGATCGCACCATCACCCGGGCCGACGTCGACGCGTACGCCGAGCGCGTCGGAGCCCGTGCGTCCGGCGCATCCGCGTCGTCGGCGCCTGCATCGCCGGCTCCCGCCGTGTCCTCCGCGTCCGTCGGCGAACGCGCGCAGACCCGGATCCCCATCCGGGGCGTGCGCAAGCACACCGCCCAGGCCATGGTGCGCAGCGCCTTCACGGCTCCGCACGTGACGTGCTTCCACACCGTCGACGTGACGGCGACGATGGAGCTCATCGAGCAGCTGCGGGCGGACAGGTCGCTGTCGGAGCATCGCATCGGACCGCTCGTGCTCGTCGCGAAGGCCGTGTGCATGGCGCTGGGCCGCAATCCCTCCCTCAATGCGACGTGGGACGAAGAGGCCGGGGAGATCATCGAGAATCACTTCGTGGACCTCGGCATCGCCGCGGCGACGGATCGCGGTCTGATCGTCCCGATCATCCGTGATGCCGAACGGCTCTCCCTCACCGGCCTCGCCGATGCTCTCGCGCAGCTCACCCGGACCGCGCGGTCGGGGAGGACGAGCCCCGCGGAGCTCGCCGGCGGAACCTTCTCCATCACCAACATCGGAGTGTTCGGGATCGATGCGGGCACGCCGATCCTGCCGCCGGGGCAGTCCGGGATCCTCGCGGTCGGGGCGGTGCGTCGCCAGCCCTGGGAGCACGACGGTCAGATCGCGCTGCGTCGGATGATGACGTTGAGCGTGTCGTTCGATCACCGTCTGGTCGACGGTGCGGAGGGATCCCGCTTCCTCAAGGACGTCGCCGACCTGCTCGAGCAGCCCGGCAGGGCGATGCTGTACTGAGCGGATGCCGGGGCGGCGTCATCGGCACCGGTCCTGCGGGATCAGCACGGTCAGTCGTCGACGAGCAGTGCCGCCAGTGCCATGGCCTCGAGCAGGCGGCCGGTGCCCTCCTGGGTGCGAAGCAGGGTGCTGGTGCTGTGCGGCGTGGAGTTGAGCAGGCCGAAGCAGGCCTGCACGCGCAGGCGCAGCGCGTCCCTGCCGTCATCGACGAGTTCTGCCAATGCGTCGATCCACAGATCGACGTAGGCGCGCTGCAGCCGGCGTACGTCGGCTCGGCACTCCGGGGAGAGGTAAGGCAGATCGCGGTCGTGGATTCGGATCACGTCCGCGTTGCTCAACGCGAACTCGACGTGAAAGGCGACCAGCGCGCGCACTCGGTCCCTTCCCGCGGCCGCGGATTCCGCGACGTCCGTCCCGCCGTCGACGAGCCGTTCGCTGACACCCACGAGGAGCGCGCCCAGCAGCGCCTGCTTGCCGGCGAAGTGCCGGTAGACGGCCGGGCCGGAGATGCCCACGGCCGCTCCGATCTCCTCCAGAGAAGCACCGGAATAGCCGTGCATCGCGAACAGCTCCGCCGCTGCATGGAGGATCGCGTCGGTCCGGCGGGCCTTCGCGCGATCGCGGGCGGTTCGGGACGTTGCCATCTCAGTTAATCCTCGCTAACCTGAATTGTCATGGTTAATGAACCTTAACCAATCCTGGGTGGAATATCAGCCCTGGGGTGAGTCGAGGAGGACGCGCGATGGCCCGCACCCAGCAGGAGTTGGCAGACGAGCTGCGGGAGCGGATCGCCGAGACGGCTCTGGGCGGACCACAGCATTCTCGCGATCGTCACGTCGCACGAGGCAAGATGTTGCCCCGA includes these proteins:
- a CDS encoding TetR/AcrR family transcriptional regulator, which encodes MATSRTARDRAKARRTDAILHAAAELFAMHGYSGASLEEIGAAVGISGPAVYRHFAGKQALLGALLVGVSERLVDGGTDVAESAAAGRDRVRALVAFHVEFALSNADVIRIHDRDLPYLSPECRADVRRLQRAYVDLWIDALAELVDDGRDALRLRVQACFGLLNSTPHSTSTLLRTQEGTGRLLEAMALAALLVDD
- a CDS encoding dihydrolipoamide acetyltransferase family protein, coding for MIEEFRLPDLGEGLTEAEVVQWLVVPGDTVTLNQTLAEVETAKAVVELPSPYEGVVSALHAEAGETVAVGSPLITFDVAGAEPAPSAQATDAEEKAQPNLVGYGAAPSSGGRPVRRARRAAASQSVSADAAVIEAAPHDALPPSAAEPVVGERPRSTPPVRAHAKRLGVDLVLVAAEIGDRTITRADVDAYAERVGARASGASASSAPASPAPAVSSASVGERAQTRIPIRGVRKHTAQAMVRSAFTAPHVTCFHTVDVTATMELIEQLRADRSLSEHRIGPLVLVAKAVCMALGRNPSLNATWDEEAGEIIENHFVDLGIAAATDRGLIVPIIRDAERLSLTGLADALAQLTRTARSGRTSPAELAGGTFSITNIGVFGIDAGTPILPPGQSGILAVGAVRRQPWEHDGQIALRRMMTLSVSFDHRLVDGAEGSRFLKDVADLLEQPGRAMLY